GGCGTGGCGGCCACCCGGGCGAACAGGTCGGCGGGACCCTGGTAGAGCACGAAGACGGTGAAGACGCCCACCGACAGGAAGGCCGCCAGCTTGACCAGCGACTCGAAGGCGATGGCGGCGACCATGCCCTCGTGGCGCTCGCTGGCATCCAGGTGGCGGGTGCCGAAGAGGATGATGAACACCGCGAGGACCAGCGCGACCCAGAACGACTTGTCGGCCAGGAAGCTCGCCTCGTCGAGGCGCCGGGCGGTTTCCTGGGGATAGTCGACCAGGGTGGCGTAGCTCAGGGTGATGGCCTTGAGCTGCAGGGCGATGTAGGGCGTGATGCCGATCAGCGCGATCAGCGCCACCAGGGCGCCCAGCCCGGCGCTCTTGCCATAGCGGGCGCTGATGAAGTCGGCGATGGAGGTGATGCGCTGGGCGGTGGCGATCCTCACCATCTTACGGATCACGAAGGGCGCCAGCAGCATGGCCAGCGTCGGGCCGAGGTAGATCAGCAGGAAGCTGGGGCCGGTCTGGGCGGCGCGGCCGACGCTGCCGTAGAAGGTCCAGGCGGTGCAGTAGACGGCGATGGACAGCGCATAGACGGTGGGCGAGCCGATCAGCGAGCGCCCCTGCTCGGCGCGTCGGTCGCCCCAGGCGGCGATGACGAAGAGCAGCGCGAGGTAGCCGAAGGCGATCGTCAGGACCGTCAGTTCGTCTCTCATGGGCCCGTCACTCCCCGCGCCCGCCTTCCATCAGCCAGGCCATCAGGCCGATCACCACGCCCCAGGCGACGAACAGGTAGATCGGCAGCCAGGACGGGCTGCCGCCGGCGCGATCGGCCACCAGCAGCAGCGGCGGGGTGAACAGGGCCGTGGCCAGCACGACCAGGGCGATGAGGCGTTCCTTGCGGCGTGGCGAGATCATGAGGCGCTGGCATCCTCCCGGTCGAAGGCGCTGGCCTGCAGGGCCAGCAGCGCCTCCAGGGTCTCGATGCCCCGCGCCTCGAGCCGCGGCAGCAGGGCCAGCCACAGTTCGGCGGTGACCCGGGCATCGCCCAGGGCGGTATGGCGGCTGCCCGGCGGGAAGCGCAGGTCGTAGCGCTCGGCCAGGGAGTCGAGGTCGTGGCCGTCGAGGCCGGCGTCCAGCGCCCGGGAGATCAACAGGGTGTCGAGCACCGGCATGTCGAAGGTCACCCCGCCATCGGGCGGCTGGATGGCCAGCAGGTCGAAGGCCGCGTTGTGGGCGAGGAGGATCGCCTCGCCGATATAGTCGCGGAAGCGCGGCAGGGCCACGGCGGGGGGCGGTGCGCCGGCCACGTCCTCGTCGCTGAGGCCGTGGATGGCGGTGCTGGCCGGGGGAATGGGCCGGCCCGGGTCGACGCGGATATCGAAGGTCTCGCTGGCCAGCAGCCGGGCGTTGACGATGCGGCAGGCGCCGAGGCTGATCACCCGGTCACCGCGGCGCAGCTCCAGCCCGGTGGTCTCGGTGTCGAAGGCGACGATCTCCAGGGCGCGCAGGGGACAGGCGGCGAGCTCGGCATCCGGCGCTGGCAGCTCGGCGATGCCGAAGTCGTGGAACTCGGGGCGTGGCGGCATGCGCGGTCGGGGCGCCCCGACCCGCTCCAGCGCCGGCAGGGGCAGGCGCAGCCGGGCATGCTCCCCGTCCGGGTCCGCCAGGCTCCAGGCATCGCTGGCGTGCTGGCGGAGCACCTCGCCCACCGTCGGCGTCATCGGCAGGCTCTCCAGCCGCCACTGCCGCCAGGCGTCGATGCGCTGCTCGGGCAGTGGCGAGCCGCGCCAGCGCAGGTCCAGGTAGACCCGACGGTTGCCCAGGCACACCTCGCCGTCGAAGGCCGTCTGGCCGGTGTGCTCGGCGAGGCGCTCGAGCAGGCTGGTCAGCACCACCAGCAGGGCCGGGGCATCGCCCTTCAGCCAGGCCGGCATGCCCACCGGCGTGACGCGCGGCGCCGTGTCGGGGAGGCGTTCGGCGAGGGCCTGCCAGAGGTCGTTGGACCACAGCGGGGCCAGTCGCTCGCCATGGCGCTGCATGTCGTCGACCACCTCGCCCAGGCGGGCGAGGCGATCGGCCAGGGCCCGGCCCTCTTCGTCGATCACCGCCTCCAGGCGCCGGCGCAGGGCATCGGCATCGGCGTCGGCGTCGGCGGCCGGTCGGGGCAGCTGGCCCAGGGCATCGGCAGCGGTGCTGAGGCTGGCGCCGTGGCGACGCAGCACGGGCAGCAGCTCGGCGAGCTCCGCCCGGGCGCCCAGCTCGCTGGACCAGGCCGCGGTGGTATCGGCCAGCGTCAGCAAGGCCTCGCCCTCGCTGCCGGGGACCCGACGCAGGCCCGCGCGCAGCCAGCGCTCGCCGCTGGGCACCAGCACCTCCCGGGGGCTGCCATCCTCGGGCAGCTGGCCCAGGGCATCGTGCAGGCTGGCCACCGGCAGCAGCGTCTCCAGGCGCTTGCCCAGTCCCAGCCCCGGGTGATCCTCGAACAGGCGCTCGGCGGCCTGGTTGTAGAGCAGCAGCCGGCGGTGCCGGTCGCACAGCAGCAGGGGGGTGTCGAGGACCTGCAGCAGGGCCTCGAGCTCCTGGCGGATGCGGGCGGCGCTGCGGGCGCCCTCGGCATGGGCGGTGGCGAGGCGGCCGCGATCGCTGCGCCAGGCCTCGCGGATGCGCACCAGGTCGGGCCCCAGGCCGCGCAGCCAGCCTTCGGGCGGGTAGTCGTCCCGGGCGTCGGGGTTGGCCACCATGCGGGCCAGCTGCACCTGCAGGTGGCGCAGCGGGGCGAACAGCTGGCGCTCCAGCAGCAGGCCGACCAGGAAGATGGTGCCGCCGCCGGAGAAGCAGCCCAGCCACAGCACCCAGCGGGCCAGGCCCCGGGGCTGGAAGAGGCCGTCGAGCCAGAGGGCGAAGATCGCCCCGCCCAGCAGGCTGATGCCGCTGAGCAGCAGCCACAGTCCGACCAGGGTCTGGCGGCGGGGGAGGCCGGGGTTGCGTCGCGCCATCAGCGGGCCTCGTCGAGCAGCGCCCTGACCTTATCGACCAGGGCCTGGGTCGAGAACGGCTTGGTGATGTAGTCATCGGCGCCCAGGGCCAGCCCCTTCTCGCGCTCCACCTCGCGGCCATGGGCGGTCAGCATGATGATCGGCAGCCGGGCCAGTGCCGGGTCGGCGCGCAGGCGTTCGAGCACATCGAAGCCGCTGATGTCCGGCAGGCTGATGTCCAGCAGCACCAGGTCGGGCGTCTCGGCGGCGACGCAGTCCAGCGCGGTCTGGCCGTCGCCGGCGGTGGTCACCTCGAAGCCGGCCTGCTGCATCAGGAACTCGAGTGACAGGACGATGTTGGGCTCGTCGTCCACCACCAGCACCTTGGCCATGGCGCTCTCCTCTGAAGGCTCGTTGTACGTTGTTGCGCTCAGGAAGCGCTGATTTATGTCGCGAGCGATGAGAGGCTGGCCGCTGCCGGAACGGAAACACCGGAGTTTACATGGCGGTAAATGAGGATGTTGAGTACCGCCGGCGGCCAGGATATCGAGCGCAGCAATAAATCAGCGTTTCCGTAAGTCTAGTGACCGCCCCCGGGCCAGCAAAGACGACCTTGGCCCAAGCCAGTAGACTGGCGGTTCCATCGTCAAGGAGGTCGATCATGATCCGCGTGCATCACCTGGAGAATTCCCGCTCCTATCGGCGGGCCATGGAACGGGGCGGGGCGTTCTCCCTGGTCGGCGGCGACTAGCGGGGCAGTCGGTCCTTCAGCCGCCGGGCGGCGCGGCCCAGCCACTCGTGCAGGGCGCGGCTGCTCTGGTGGAGGTGATAGGCGCTGGGCCGCCAGGCGGCGAGCCCCTCGGGCGGCGCACTGGCGAACTCGGTGGGGGCGGCGACGACCTCCAGGCCGGCCCGCTCGAAGGCCGCTCTCGCCCGGGGCAGGTGCCAGGCCTGGGAGACCAGGGCGACCCGCCGGATGCCCTCCTCGTCGAGCAATTCGGCGCTGTAGCGGGCGTTCTCCGCGGTGGTGCGGCTGCGGCCCTCGTACCAGCGGACCGGCACCTCGAAGACCTCCTCCAGGGCCGCGGCCATCAGGCCCGCCTCGGCGCTGGGCTCGTCGTGGCGGCGGCCGCCGCTGACCAGGATCGGCAGGTCCGTCTGGCGATGCAGGTAGGTGCCGTAGGCGAGCCGTCGCCAGCTGGCATTGGACGGGGCATCGCCCCAGCCGAACTCCGGCGCGTCATAGTCCCGCCCGCCGCCGAGGATCACGATGGCCTCGGCGCCATGCAGGTCCCCGGACGCCTGGAGCGCCGGTGGCTCGAGGTCCTGGCGCAGGGCATGGCTGGCCACCGGGGTGGCCAGCACCAGCAGGCCGCCGAGGCCCAGCACCACCGCCAGGCCGCCGAGCAGGTGGTGTCGGCGCCACAGCAGGCCGCCGACCAGGGTCAGCAGCGCATTGAGCGTCGGCGGAAGCAGCAGGGTCTCCAGCAGGGCCATGCCATCACCTCGGATGCGGGGGCTTACTGCATCCTCGTCCAGCCGGCGCTAGATGTCGACCTTGTCCGGGTACTCGCAGAGATCCTCGATCACGCAGCTGCCGCAGCGAGGGCGGCGCGCCAGGCAGGTGTAGCGGCCGTGGAGGATCAGCCAGTGGTGGGCATCCTGGCGAAACTCCCGGGGCACGTGGCGCATCAGCTTCCGCTCCACCTCCAGCACGTCCTTGCCCTTGGCCAGGCCGGTGCGGTTGGCGACCCGGAAGATATGGGTGTCCACGGCGATGGTCGGCTCGCCGAAGGCGGTGTTGAGGATGACGTTGGCGGTCTTGCGGCCGACCCCGGGCAGCGCCTCCAGGGCCTGGCGGGTGCGCGGGACCTCGCCGCCGTGCTGCTCCTCGAGGATGCGGCA
The Halomonas sp. M4R1S46 DNA segment above includes these coding regions:
- a CDS encoding YdcF family protein: MALLETLLLPPTLNALLTLVGGLLWRRHHLLGGLAVVLGLGGLLVLATPVASHALRQDLEPPALQASGDLHGAEAIVILGGGRDYDAPEFGWGDAPSNASWRRLAYGTYLHRQTDLPILVSGGRRHDEPSAEAGLMAAALEEVFEVPVRWYEGRSRTTAENARYSAELLDEEGIRRVALVSQAWHLPRARAAFERAGLEVVAAPTEFASAPPEGLAAWRPSAYHLHQSSRALHEWLGRAARRLKDRLPR
- a CDS encoding exonuclease domain-containing protein, whose amino-acid sequence is MARRNPGLPRRQTLVGLWLLLSGISLLGGAIFALWLDGLFQPRGLARWVLWLGCFSGGGTIFLVGLLLERQLFAPLRHLQVQLARMVANPDARDDYPPEGWLRGLGPDLVRIREAWRSDRGRLATAHAEGARSAARIRQELEALLQVLDTPLLLCDRHRRLLLYNQAAERLFEDHPGLGLGKRLETLLPVASLHDALGQLPEDGSPREVLVPSGERWLRAGLRRVPGSEGEALLTLADTTAAWSSELGARAELAELLPVLRRHGASLSTAADALGQLPRPAADADADADALRRRLEAVIDEEGRALADRLARLGEVVDDMQRHGERLAPLWSNDLWQALAERLPDTAPRVTPVGMPAWLKGDAPALLVVLTSLLERLAEHTGQTAFDGEVCLGNRRVYLDLRWRGSPLPEQRIDAWRQWRLESLPMTPTVGEVLRQHASDAWSLADPDGEHARLRLPLPALERVGAPRPRMPPRPEFHDFGIAELPAPDAELAACPLRALEIVAFDTETTGLELRRGDRVISLGACRIVNARLLASETFDIRVDPGRPIPPASTAIHGLSDEDVAGAPPPAVALPRFRDYIGEAILLAHNAAFDLLAIQPPDGGVTFDMPVLDTLLISRALDAGLDGHDLDSLAERYDLRFPPGSRHTALGDARVTAELWLALLPRLEARGIETLEALLALQASAFDREDASAS
- the nth gene encoding endonuclease III — translated: MNAQKRHEIFARLRDHNPEPTTELHWSTPFELLAAVLLSAQATDVGVNKATARLFPVANTPAAILELGLDGLKEHIKTIGLYNTKAENLMKTCRILEEQHGGEVPRTRQALEALPGVGRKTANVILNTAFGEPTIAVDTHIFRVANRTGLAKGKDVLEVERKLMRHVPREFRQDAHHWLILHGRYTCLARRPRCGSCVIEDLCEYPDKVDI
- a CDS encoding response regulator transcription factor, which produces MAKVLVVDDEPNIVLSLEFLMQQAGFEVTTAGDGQTALDCVAAETPDLVLLDISLPDISGFDVLERLRADPALARLPIIMLTAHGREVEREKGLALGADDYITKPFSTQALVDKVRALLDEAR